A region of Lycium barbarum isolate Lr01 chromosome 3, ASM1917538v2, whole genome shotgun sequence DNA encodes the following proteins:
- the LOC132632171 gene encoding uncharacterized protein LOC132632171 yields MYLTTKFSRTIQIDPPYPQCQQLQAWVAQNKETLASFTMRSTSRSGSLISVSMNEEVVPIANIQSQEDEQSFYIEAKISLPNSLRSFCVLNYSSCGQEVRSTTKRKIRCMNCNKQSMLVPRCRFDVNLKDASGSATGMIMDKEGEKLLALTAAEIYERVSAENDNLPVEDFQSKFDQKLFRIQVKKPFGRASSTSSSKLYIQ; encoded by the exons ATGTACTTGACAACAAAATTTAGCAGAACAATACAGATTGATCCACCTTATCCACAGTGTCAACAACTACAAGCATG GGTCGCACAGAACAAAGAAACCCTTGCCTCTTTCACTATGCGGAGTACATCCAGATCTGGATCTCTCATATCTGTTTCAATGAATGAAGAAGTAGTGCCAATTGCAAACATTCAATCGCAGGAAGAC GAACAGTCATTCTACATTGAAGCAAAAATATCCTTGCCAAATAGCCTCAGGTCTTTCTGTGTCTTGAATTATTCAAGCTGTGGACAAGAAGTACGCAGTACGACCAAGAGAAAAATTCGCTGCATGAATTGTAATAAGCAGAGTATGTTGGTTCCTAG GTGTCGATTTGATGTGAATCTCAAAGATGCCTCTGGCTCGGCAACTGGGATGATTATGgacaaagaaggagaaaaactatTAGCTCTTACTGCAGCAGAGATTTACGAAAGAGTTTCAGCTGAG AATGACAACCTGCCTGTGGAAGATTTCCAAAGCAAATTTGACCAGAAGCTGTTCAGAATTCAAGTGAAGAAGCCATTTGGCCGTGCTTCATCCACATCATCTTCAAAATTGTATATCCAGTAA
- the LOC132632170 gene encoding uncharacterized protein LOC132632170 produces MAQKLGIHVITPDTANWTCKIQVVDICGPGESNVKKIKYLNMIVQDEQEDQTKAIVYGDDIPIYQSLMKLYHTYWITGARIQLPNLKYESPLHAFEWVLDKKTIIDPIEKNAEDALPPPTKLNVTSFLDIKDQAFRDINNTLTKKEFNILAIIVNCSPPRYVASVKKRLQELIVIDTLNQSFKFTIWEEPLIENEGNKLLRQFQEYPIILARRIGASKFEGEL; encoded by the exons ATGGCACAAAAACTGGGTATACATGTAATAACTCCAGACACAGCTAACTGGACTTGTAAGATacaagttgtagatatatgtggACCAGGGGAAAGTAATGTAAAAAAGATAAAATATCTGAACATGATTGTTCAAGATGAGCAG GAAGATCAAACAAAAGCAATTGTTTATGGAGATGACATCCCCATTTATCAGAGTCTGATGAAACTTTATCATACCTACTGGATAACGGGTGCACGCATACAACTACCAAATCTGAAATATGAAAGTCCATTGCATGCATTTGAATGGGTTCTCGATAAAAAGACCATCATTGATCCAATTGAAAAGAATGCTGAAGATGCGTTACCACCTCCTACAAAGCTTAATGTTACCTCCTTCTTAGATATTAAGGATCAGGCCTTCCGAGATATCAATAATACTCTGACTAAAAAAGAATTCA ACATACTTGCAATTATTGTCAACTGTTCCCCACCAAGATATGTTGCGAGTGTCAAGAAAAGATTGCAAGAGCTCATTGTTATTGATACCCT TAACCAAAGCTTCAAGTTCACAATATGGGAAGAACCACTTATAGAAAATGAAGGTAACAAACTCCTGAGGCAATTCCAAGAATATCCTATAATTCTTGCAAGACGTATTGGGGCATCCAAATTTGAAGGTGAGCTATAA
- the LOC132631247 gene encoding uncharacterized protein LOC132631247 produces MGCWNIKELPCSPSILKKVPNCKFCKARRFQYEPPNFCCSKGSVKLVSHQLPSKLKSLYLGVTDESNHFRTYVRTYNNMFAFTSLGVKYNKELATITQGVYTFKVQGQMYHFINNLILSNNEARNLQLYFYDNEDDIVNKMAFSENLNRSVIAKLIDILKVNPYSMFLKSLRGIPNLSNFYIALKCDSALDQRTYNLPSVSEVAAIWVDDDSNNAISSPHIRIYTHCDSSQLVRYHYGCYDPLQYPLLFPYGENGWHCGIQKIVEKRSSSRNHSSHNQEQLPSVSNWCPIDGLLNIEEEILQKGIRKKNNVSCREYYCYKLQIRDNEDNETLHSGRLFQQYSVDEFIKVETQRLDFLLFNQDLFRLEVLAGLRDLLRQGERDTSKIGIKTFLPASFTGGPRDMRRRYMDAIALVQHFGKPDIFLTMTCNPSWPEIEDLLLPTDEVQNRPDLISRTFKAKVEELKSDIVKKGIFGKVVAFMYTIEFQKRGLPHAHFLIILADEYKLLTPEAYDKVICAEIPNLDTNHYLHSLVIKHMMHGPCRSLNPKSPCMIKTGHCEFKYPTSYAPETCKGKNSYPIYRRQDTGNFFKVRTQYLDNSWVVPYNPYLLSKFNCHINVEICSDVKVVKYIYKYICKGHDKIAFHVHSNDSDIEIDEIRDYRSARWVSPPEAMWRLFAFPISEMNPSVYHLQLHLKEQQYVSFKTTASLNSVLNNPTTAKTMLTEFFSMNATSAVTNELSLLYKEFPQYVVWSTSDRMWTRRIQGNVIGRIVTCHPTEGERYYLRLLLMNIRGPKSYEDLRTVDGRCCSTFREAAGKRGLLTCDNNLIECMSEATNYQMPYSLRRLFTTLLVLF; encoded by the coding sequence ATGGGTTGTTGGAATATCAAAGAACTACCTTGTAGTCCTTCCATTTTAAAgaaagttccaaactgcaaattTTGTAAAGCCAGGAGATTTCAATATGAACCTCCTAACTTCTGTTGCAGTAAAGGTTCAGTGAAATTAGTTTCTCACCAGTTGCCTTCCAAGTTAAAAAGCCTTTACTTAGGTGTCACTGATGAATCCAATCATTTCCGTACTTATGTAAGAACATATAATAACATGTTTGCATTTACTTCACTAGGAGTAAAGTACAATAAGGAGTTAGCAACCATAACTCAAGGTGTCTATACCTTTAAAGTTCAAGGACAAATGTACCATTTTATAAACAACCTCATTCTCTCCAATAATGAAGCAAGAAACCTACAACTTTATTTTTATGATAATGAGGACGATATAGTTAATAAAATGGCCTTTTCAGAAAATCTGAACAGATCAGTTATTGCAAAGTTGATAGACATTCTAAAAGTTAATCCATACTCTATGTTTCTGAAATCTTTAAGGGGCATTCCAAACCTGTCCAATTTCTATATTGCACTTAAATGTGATTCTGCCTTGGACCAACGAACATACAATTTACCCAGTGTCTCAGAAGTTGCAGCTATATGGGTTGACGATGACTCTAACAATGCTATCTCATCACCGCATATTCGAATTTACACCCATTGTGATAGTAGCCAGTTGGTACGCTATCATTATGGTTGTTATGACCCATTACAATACCCTTTATTGTTTCCCTACGGAGAAAATGGGTGGCACTGCGGCATCCAAAAAATTGTAGAAAAACGTAGCTCTTCCAGGAATCATTCTTCCCACAATCAAGAGCAACTTCCTTCTGTCTCTAACTGGTGCCCAATTGATGGACTTCTTAACATCGAAGAAGAAATCTTACAGAAAGGGATACGTAAGAAAAACAATGTGTCATGTCGTGAATATTACTGCTATAAACTTCAGATTAGAGACAATGAAGATAATGAAACTTTACATTCTGGAAGGTTATTCCAACAATATTCTGTAGATGAATTTATAAAAGTGGAAACACAAAGATTGGACTTTTTGTTATTCAATCAAGATTTGTTTAGGCTTGAAGTATTGGCAGGTCTTAGGGATCTTCTAAGGCAAGGAGAAAGAGACACTTCAAAAATTGGCATAAAAACATTCCTTCCTGCTAGCTTTACTGGAGGTCCAAGAGACATGCGGCGTCGATATATGGATGCTATTGCATTAGTGCAACACTTTGGTAAACCTGATATCTTCCTAACAATGACATGCAATCCTTCATGGCCAGAAATAGAAGATCTCTTACTACCTACTGATGAAGTCCAAAACAGACCAGATTTAATAAGCCGTACATTTAAAGCAAAGGTAGAAGAACTAAAGTCAGACATCGTTAAAAAAGGTATATTTGGAAAAGTGGTAGCTTTTATGTACACTATAGAATTCCAAAAACGAGGTCTCCCACATGCTCATTTCCTTATCATACTTGCTGATGAATACAAATTATTAACACCTGAAGCTTATGATAAAGTGATTTGTGCTGAAATACCAAACCTTGACACAAATCATTATTTACATTCATTGGTTATTAAGCATATGATGCATGGACCTTGCAGAAGTTTAAATCCTAAAAGCCCATGCATGATAAAGACGGGACACTGTGAATTTAaatatcccacaagttatgcCCCTGAAACAtgtaaaggtaagaattcttaCCCAATTTACAGAAGGCAAGATACCGGAAATTTTTTCAAGGTTAGAACTCAATATCTCGACAATTCATGGGTTGTTCCTTACAATCCATATCTATTAAGCAAGTTCAATTGTCACATAAATGTTGAAATTTGCTCGGATGTTAAAGTTGTCAAATATATCTATAAATACATTTGTAAGGGGCATGATAAAATTGCTTTCCATGTACATAGTAATGATTCTGATATAGAAATAGACGAAATAAGAGACTATCGATCAGCTAGATGGGTTTCACCGCCAGAAGCTATGTGGCGTTTGTTCGCCTTTCCTATTAGTGAAATGAATCCATCAGTCTACCATCTTCAGCTTCATCTTAAGGAACAACAATATGTTTCCTTTAAGACAACTGCAAGTCTAAACTCAGTCTTAAATAATCCTACAACTGCAAAAACAATGTTAACAGAATTCTTTTCAATGAATGCAACAAGTGCGGTTACAAATGAACTTAGCTTACTATACAAAGAATTTCCCCAATACGTTGTCTGGTCAACAAGCGATAGAATGTGGACACGAAGAATACAAGGCAATGTTATTGGTCGTATTGTCACTTGTCATCCAACAGAAGGAGAAAGATACTATCTTCGACTATTGTTGATGAACATAAGAGGACCAAAATCCTACGAAGATCTTAGAACTGTTGATGGAAGATGTTGTAGCACATTCCGAGAAGCTGCTGGAAAAAGAGGCTTGCTAACTTGTGACAACAACTTAATTGAATGTATGTCAGAAGCTACTAATTACCAAATGCCATACAGTTTGAGACGTTTATTTACAACATTATTAGTTTTATTTTAA